From the Amycolatopsis thermoflava N1165 genome, one window contains:
- a CDS encoding dihydrolipoamide acetyltransferase family protein, whose protein sequence is MQEAPLVMPKMSMTMTEGTLVTWHKSEGDEVRAGEVVCEVATDKVDMEVEAPADGTLARIVAQPDDVVAVGEPIAYLTTAAEDLLAGLFDGPAPEPAPQPEREREPEPVPAAPAPVAAQPGPAPAAPAAAEPEPVPAAPAGVAAVPAARRAAAERGIDLATITPTGPAATIRLADLPPLEVKPRRSPRAVIARRMSASAQVPQFVVYRDLEVPAGGDWTTVFLRALAGALRRHPELNAEWADGDVRRHGHVGVALAVDTGRGLLAPVLRDPDLDDGLAGRVRDLVRRARAGKLTLAEMSGGTTTLSNLGGFAVDAFHALLSPPQATALAVGRVQEKVVPVPGGIGLSLRCTVGLTVDHRVGDGADAARLLASVQELLTL, encoded by the coding sequence ATGCAGGAAGCGCCGCTGGTCATGCCGAAGATGTCGATGACCATGACCGAGGGCACGCTGGTGACCTGGCACAAGTCCGAAGGGGACGAGGTCCGCGCGGGCGAGGTCGTGTGCGAGGTGGCCACCGACAAGGTCGACATGGAGGTCGAGGCGCCCGCCGACGGCACCCTCGCCCGGATCGTCGCGCAGCCGGACGACGTGGTCGCCGTCGGCGAGCCGATCGCCTACCTGACCACCGCGGCCGAGGATCTGCTGGCGGGCCTGTTCGACGGTCCCGCACCGGAGCCTGCGCCGCAGCCGGAGCGGGAGCGGGAACCCGAGCCCGTGCCCGCGGCGCCGGCGCCGGTTGCGGCCCAACCCGGACCCGCGCCCGCGGCGCCGGCTGCGGCCGAGCCCGAGCCCGTGCCCGCGGCGCCGGCAGGGGTCGCGGCCGTGCCCGCCGCCCGGCGGGCCGCGGCCGAACGCGGCATCGACCTGGCCACGATCACGCCCACCGGTCCCGCCGCCACCATCCGGCTCGCCGACCTGCCACCGCTGGAGGTGAAACCGCGGCGCAGCCCGCGCGCCGTGATCGCCCGGCGGATGTCCGCCAGCGCGCAGGTCCCCCAGTTCGTCGTCTACCGCGACCTCGAAGTGCCCGCGGGCGGCGACTGGACCACGGTGTTCCTGCGCGCCCTCGCGGGAGCGTTGCGCCGGCACCCCGAGCTGAACGCCGAATGGGCCGACGGCGACGTGCGACGGCACGGCCACGTCGGGGTCGCGCTCGCCGTGGACACCGGGCGCGGGCTGCTCGCCCCGGTGCTGCGCGACCCCGATCTGGACGACGGGCTGGCCGGGCGCGTCCGCGATCTGGTCCGCCGCGCCCGCGCCGGGAAGCTCACGCTCGCCGAGATGTCCGGCGGCACCACCACGTTGTCCAACCTCGGCGGGTTCGCGGTGGACGCCTTCCACGCGCTGCTCAGCCCGCCGCAGGCGACGGCACTGGCCGTCGGGCGGGTGCAGGAGAAAGTGGTCCCGGTGCCCGGCGGCATCGGGCTGTCCCTGCGGTGCACGGTCGGTCTCACGGTCGACCACCGGGTCGGCGACGGCGCGGACGCCGCCCGGTTGCTGGCCTCGGTGCAGGAGCTGCTGACGTTATGA
- a CDS encoding tannase/feruloyl esterase family alpha/beta hydrolase has protein sequence MRTSRWTAVPAALVLLATGFPVATAAPPSAPVCAALAGTDIPASVMSLPTSGGRVTSATVTTSVVSGKTIEYCRVDADIFPVDPAAPAIKMRVALPAGWNHKAIMFGGGGYNGTIPDLTANAPFGPADQPAPLARGYATFASDSGHQQGPAALPSLDGSFGVNDEALRNFAAGDALKKTHDASRYLIRQAYRAKPAEVYFAGGSTGGREALVVAQRWPEAFDGVISAYPAWNNLAEVLYLGHLTQILSRPGAFPGPDKQTLLYTSVVGACDGLDGVADGVVSNPGGCHFDPRTLRCPDGADTGPGCLSDPQIAAVTAMSTRFEWPYRIASGETGYPGFPFLSGADMRTPFLGFGTTAPANPMPLTSGYGMQYWDQWVKYFLTRDPGHDPLAVDPGDPGPWLDRISRLSTIQDRNDVDLRPFAARGGKLILLHGAADELVSDRSTSDYYRRVRAELGPRTTDGFLRYYVVPGANHANAGTPAFAAGWDSLSALERWVEKGQSPVDPVVTDTRHQRTRPLCEYPEWPRYRAGDPDRASSFVCTR, from the coding sequence ATGCGAACCTCGCGTTGGACAGCCGTGCCCGCGGCCCTCGTGCTGCTGGCGACCGGATTCCCCGTGGCAACCGCCGCCCCGCCGTCGGCACCGGTGTGCGCGGCGCTGGCCGGAACGGACATCCCGGCCTCGGTGATGAGCCTGCCGACCTCCGGCGGGCGCGTCACGTCCGCGACGGTCACGACGAGCGTGGTCAGCGGCAAGACGATCGAGTACTGCCGGGTCGACGCGGACATCTTCCCCGTCGACCCCGCCGCGCCCGCCATCAAGATGCGCGTGGCCCTGCCCGCCGGCTGGAACCACAAGGCGATCATGTTCGGCGGTGGCGGCTACAACGGCACGATCCCGGACCTGACGGCGAACGCGCCGTTCGGCCCCGCCGACCAGCCCGCGCCACTGGCCCGGGGGTACGCCACGTTCGCCAGCGACTCCGGCCACCAGCAGGGGCCGGCCGCGCTGCCGTCGCTGGACGGGTCGTTCGGGGTGAACGACGAGGCACTGCGCAACTTCGCCGCCGGTGACGCGCTCAAGAAGACTCACGACGCCAGCCGGTACCTCATCCGGCAGGCCTACCGCGCGAAGCCCGCCGAGGTCTACTTCGCCGGAGGTTCCACCGGCGGCCGCGAGGCCCTCGTCGTCGCGCAACGGTGGCCGGAGGCCTTCGACGGCGTGATTTCGGCCTACCCCGCCTGGAACAACCTCGCCGAGGTCCTGTACCTGGGGCACCTGACGCAGATCCTGTCCCGGCCCGGCGCGTTCCCCGGGCCGGACAAGCAGACGCTCCTCTACACCAGCGTCGTCGGCGCGTGCGACGGCCTGGACGGCGTCGCGGACGGGGTGGTGTCCAATCCGGGCGGCTGTCACTTCGACCCGCGCACGCTGCGCTGCCCGGACGGCGCCGACACCGGGCCGGGGTGCCTGTCGGATCCGCAGATCGCCGCCGTGACCGCCATGTCCACCCGGTTCGAGTGGCCGTACCGGATCGCCAGCGGCGAGACCGGCTACCCCGGTTTCCCGTTCCTCTCCGGCGCGGACATGCGCACCCCGTTCCTCGGGTTCGGCACCACCGCGCCGGCCAACCCGATGCCGCTGACCAGCGGCTACGGCATGCAGTACTGGGACCAGTGGGTCAAGTACTTCCTGACCCGCGACCCCGGCCACGACCCGCTCGCCGTCGATCCCGGCGACCCCGGGCCGTGGCTGGACCGGATCAGCAGGCTGTCCACGATCCAGGACCGCAACGACGTGGACCTGCGCCCGTTCGCCGCCCGCGGCGGCAAGCTGATCCTGCTGCACGGCGCCGCGGACGAGCTGGTCTCCGACCGGTCGACGAGCGACTACTACCGGCGGGTGCGCGCGGAACTCGGCCCGCGGACCACGGACGGGTTCCTGCGGTACTACGTCGTGCCCGGAGCCAATCACGCGAACGCGGGCACACCGGCGTTCGCCGCGGGCTGGGACTCGCTGTCCGCGCTGGAGCGCTGGGTCGAAAAAGGACAGTCACCGGTGGACCCGGTCGTCACCGACACGCGCCACCAGCGCACCCGTCCCCTGTGCGAGTACCCGGAATGGCCCCGGTACCGCGCCGGCGACCCGGACCGCGCGTCGAGCTTCGTCTGCACCCGCTGA
- a CDS encoding MFS transporter, translating to MATPLAQPDGQSGRLSTGGPAVPRRSFRKLLAVGLIGSSIEWYDFFLYGTAAALVFPKVFFPHSSALTGTLLAFSTFWAGFVARPIGGVLAGHLGDKYGRKPVVVTCLALMGAATFLIGCLPSAASIGALAPTLLVVLRFVQGLAAGGQWGGIVLLLTESAGAKRRGFAGTFGQTSVPVAVIISNLIFVAASSLMPDSAFLSWGWRIPFLVSVVMFVVVLYIQTKVEDTPEFRELQRRASRPEKAVVRAPLAQVVRTKWGTILLGCGILSATNSLFYVSISGLLSYGTGSLGLERNPLLAVVLGSSVAMLVTIPWSGHLSDKVGRRPLILIGGLGVAVWAFPYFWLVDSASLPLIFVAVVVGFVFQCLTYGPIASFLGELFAPNVRYSGASLAYQLSAIIVSGGTPFLMTALIAQTGSTLPVAAYIALMGLITFVSAWFLPETNPAQVREDPHAVPGAHLYR from the coding sequence ATGGCAACTCCGCTCGCGCAACCCGACGGACAGTCCGGCCGGCTGAGCACCGGCGGGCCCGCGGTCCCGCGCCGGTCCTTCCGCAAATTGCTGGCGGTGGGGCTGATCGGCAGCTCGATCGAGTGGTACGACTTCTTCCTCTACGGCACCGCGGCGGCGCTGGTGTTCCCCAAGGTGTTCTTCCCGCACTCCTCGGCGCTGACCGGAACGCTCCTCGCCTTCAGCACGTTCTGGGCCGGCTTCGTGGCCCGCCCGATCGGCGGGGTGCTCGCCGGGCACCTCGGCGACAAGTACGGGCGCAAGCCGGTGGTGGTCACCTGCCTGGCGCTGATGGGGGCGGCGACCTTCCTGATCGGCTGCCTGCCCAGCGCGGCGAGCATCGGCGCACTGGCCCCGACGCTGCTGGTTGTGCTGCGGTTCGTGCAGGGTCTCGCGGCAGGCGGGCAGTGGGGCGGCATCGTGCTGCTGCTCACCGAATCCGCCGGCGCGAAACGGCGCGGCTTCGCCGGGACCTTCGGGCAGACGAGCGTGCCCGTCGCCGTGATCATCTCCAACCTGATCTTCGTGGCGGCCAGCAGCCTGATGCCGGACAGCGCTTTCCTCAGCTGGGGCTGGCGCATCCCGTTCCTGGTGAGCGTCGTGATGTTCGTGGTCGTCCTCTACATCCAGACCAAAGTGGAGGACACGCCGGAGTTCCGCGAGCTGCAGCGGCGCGCGTCGCGGCCGGAGAAGGCGGTGGTCCGGGCGCCGCTGGCGCAGGTGGTGCGCACCAAGTGGGGAACCATCCTGCTCGGCTGCGGGATCCTCTCGGCCACCAACAGCCTGTTCTACGTCAGCATCTCCGGCCTGCTGAGCTACGGCACCGGCTCGCTCGGGCTCGAGCGCAACCCGCTGCTCGCGGTCGTGCTGGGCAGTTCCGTGGCGATGCTGGTGACCATCCCGTGGTCCGGTCACCTCTCGGACAAGGTGGGACGGCGGCCGCTGATCCTGATCGGCGGTCTGGGCGTCGCCGTCTGGGCGTTCCCGTACTTCTGGCTCGTCGACAGCGCGTCGCTGCCGCTGATCTTCGTCGCGGTGGTGGTGGGTTTCGTGTTCCAGTGCCTCACCTACGGCCCGATCGCGAGCTTCCTCGGCGAGCTGTTCGCGCCCAACGTCCGCTACTCCGGCGCGTCGCTGGCCTACCAGCTCTCCGCGATCATCGTCAGCGGTGGCACGCCGTTCCTCATGACCGCGCTCATCGCGCAGACCGGGAGCACCCTGCCGGTCGCCGCCTACATCGCGCTGATGGGCCTGATCACCTTCGTCAGCGCGTGGTTCCTGCCCGAGACGAACCCCGCCCAGGTCCGCGAAGATCCGCACGCCGTGCCCGGCGCGCACCTCTACCGCTGA
- a CDS encoding enoyl-CoA hydratase-related protein produces MLDLHYESGAVVVRLRAPRPLSAELLDGLAAAITYIGPGHPIVLTGVDGVFAADVAPGGRAALDRLPPVLEALRAHPLPVVAALNGDAIGAGYRLAAAADARIISGGVVQPAPPRGVRYDPLAAVAAGLAEVHCAPEDLIGTALRHARAQAPVAG; encoded by the coding sequence ATGCTGGACCTGCACTACGAGTCGGGCGCGGTGGTGGTCCGCCTCCGGGCGCCACGACCGCTCAGCGCCGAACTGCTCGACGGCCTCGCCGCGGCCATCACCTACATCGGGCCCGGGCATCCGATCGTCCTGACCGGGGTGGACGGTGTCTTCGCGGCGGACGTCGCGCCCGGCGGACGTGCGGCGCTGGACCGGTTGCCACCCGTGCTGGAGGCGCTGCGTGCACATCCGCTGCCCGTCGTGGCCGCCCTCAACGGCGACGCGATCGGCGCCGGGTACCGCCTGGCCGCGGCCGCCGACGCCCGCATCATCTCGGGCGGGGTCGTGCAGCCCGCACCTCCGCGCGGGGTGCGCTACGACCCGCTCGCGGCAGTCGCGGCCGGGCTGGCCGAGGTCCACTGTGCACCGGAGGACCTGATCGGCACCGCCCTCCGGCACGCCCGAGCACAGGCACCGGTCGCCGGATAA
- a CDS encoding putative quinol monooxygenase, whose amino-acid sequence MIFITAKFRVKDEHADRWPEIAREFTAATRAEPGCLWFEWSRSLDDPAEYVLVEAFRDADAGARHVRSAHFRAAQETLPRHLAETPRIVNTVVDQDDWSQLGELAVRD is encoded by the coding sequence ATGATCTTCATCACGGCCAAGTTCCGGGTCAAGGACGAGCACGCCGACCGGTGGCCGGAAATCGCGCGGGAGTTCACCGCGGCGACCCGCGCCGAGCCCGGCTGCCTGTGGTTCGAGTGGTCCCGCAGCCTCGACGACCCAGCCGAATACGTCCTGGTGGAGGCATTCCGCGACGCCGACGCCGGCGCCCGGCACGTGCGGTCCGCGCACTTCCGGGCCGCGCAGGAGACGCTGCCCCGGCACCTCGCCGAGACGCCCCGGATCGTGAACACGGTGGTGGACCAGGACGACTGGTCCCAGCTCGGCGAGCTGGCCGTGCGGGACTGA
- a CDS encoding long-chain fatty acid--CoA ligase has translation MQDRPLSLPHVFRRVERLFGHKTVVSGRVGGETTTTWAQVCARARRLAAALDELGVPAGARVGTFAWNSHRHVELYLAVPCTGRVLHTINHRLFGEQITYIVNDAADDVLFVDRSILPAVWPLVGTFTTVRAVVVMDDGSDAKIPDDDRVFDYEELLARAGDTGREFTVDDENTAAALCYTSGTTGDPKGVLYSHRSVVLHAALLLMVDTFGICERDVVMPIVPMFHVNAWGLPYAAMLCGADLVLPGPAMSPPELAGMLARHRVTFGAAVATIWRGLVPLLGEHDFSAVRQIVSGGGAVDEALTRAYQDAIGLPLTNAWGMTETSPVVTTSRIATVHDDYPDEERRALLATPGPAVPLTEVRIVGDDGREAPWDGRTPGELQAAGPTIAAAYFGKRDGAGAFTGDGWLRTGDVATIDRHGYVRIVDRTKDLVKSGGEWISSVELENAIMEHPGVAEAAVIGVPDDKWGERPLACVVPAAGATLTAEEVRDHLRGRVASWWLPDEVFFCDEIPKTATGKFAKQRLRSQIETARAGSGCYTNRDTVARRSNG, from the coding sequence ATGCAAGACCGTCCCCTGTCCCTGCCGCACGTGTTCCGGCGCGTCGAACGCCTCTTCGGGCACAAGACCGTGGTGTCGGGCCGGGTCGGCGGCGAGACCACGACGACCTGGGCGCAGGTGTGCGCGCGGGCGCGACGCCTGGCCGCCGCCCTCGACGAGCTCGGCGTCCCGGCCGGCGCCCGAGTGGGCACGTTCGCGTGGAACAGCCACCGGCACGTGGAGCTCTACCTGGCCGTGCCCTGCACCGGGCGGGTGCTGCACACGATCAACCACCGGCTGTTCGGCGAGCAGATCACCTACATCGTCAACGACGCCGCCGACGACGTGCTGTTCGTCGACCGCTCCATCCTGCCCGCCGTGTGGCCGCTGGTGGGCACCTTCACCACCGTGCGTGCGGTGGTGGTCATGGACGACGGGAGCGACGCGAAAATCCCCGACGACGATCGCGTCTTCGACTATGAGGAACTCCTCGCGCGGGCCGGCGACACCGGCCGCGAGTTCACTGTGGACGACGAGAACACGGCCGCCGCGTTGTGTTACACGTCGGGCACCACCGGCGACCCCAAGGGCGTGCTCTACAGCCACCGCTCGGTGGTGCTGCACGCCGCGTTGTTGCTGATGGTGGACACGTTCGGCATCTGCGAACGCGACGTGGTGATGCCGATCGTGCCGATGTTCCACGTCAACGCGTGGGGGCTGCCCTACGCGGCCATGCTGTGCGGGGCCGATCTGGTGCTGCCCGGGCCGGCGATGTCCCCGCCGGAACTGGCGGGGATGCTCGCCCGCCACCGGGTCACGTTCGGGGCCGCGGTCGCCACGATCTGGCGTGGCCTGGTGCCCCTGCTCGGCGAGCACGACTTCTCCGCGGTCCGCCAGATCGTGTCCGGCGGCGGCGCGGTCGACGAGGCGCTCACCCGCGCCTACCAGGACGCGATCGGGCTGCCGTTGACCAACGCGTGGGGGATGACCGAAACCAGCCCGGTGGTCACCACCTCGCGGATCGCCACCGTGCACGACGACTACCCGGACGAAGAACGGCGGGCGCTGCTCGCCACCCCGGGGCCCGCCGTGCCGCTGACCGAGGTCCGCATCGTCGGCGACGACGGGCGGGAAGCCCCGTGGGACGGGCGGACGCCGGGTGAACTGCAGGCCGCCGGCCCCACGATCGCCGCGGCCTACTTCGGGAAACGCGACGGGGCGGGCGCCTTCACCGGAGACGGGTGGCTGCGCACCGGGGACGTGGCGACCATCGACCGCCACGGCTACGTGCGGATCGTCGACCGCACCAAGGACCTCGTGAAGTCGGGTGGCGAGTGGATCTCCTCGGTGGAACTGGAGAACGCGATCATGGAGCACCCCGGGGTCGCCGAGGCCGCGGTGATCGGCGTGCCCGACGACAAGTGGGGCGAGCGGCCGCTGGCCTGCGTGGTGCCGGCTGCCGGGGCCACGCTCACCGCGGAGGAGGTCCGGGACCACCTGCGGGGCCGCGTGGCGTCCTGGTGGCTGCCGGACGAGGTGTTCTTCTGCGACGAGATCCCCAAGACGGCGACCGGGAAGTTCGCCAAGCAACGGCTCCGGTCTCAGATCGAGACAGCTCGTGCCGGTTCCGGGTGCTACACCAACCGGGACACTGTGGCACGAAGGAGCAACGGATGA
- a CDS encoding helix-turn-helix domain-containing protein: MASDPGGESHPLLRRQRELTSLYATAKSLTALGELDEVLRSIVRHAHDLIGTDFTYLSLVGADGRLSAKASEGTISASFLAASIPADVGLGGKVLASRSPHWVRDYAAATSIAHDPDFDRVVGLEGLVALLGVPLVIRGEAVGALFAADRSVRSFQAEEIALLSAFADHAAVALDNARLYDASRTALQELRVAYRKIEEHVAVMERAQASHEALTGVVLEGGTPGDVVQLLADQLGGCVTLLDRAGVAVVRGDSAADPCRAPAVDDLAAAFRNAQRSGRCTTSVDGAGVAHSVASIQAGDSFLGALAWSRAAGGERGVRDDMDVRTLERATHILGLLILKERAVAEASERLSGELLTELMVGSPGASAAQRTRARARNIDVDRLELVLVADSATLSSTELSRHLHDIARDRAGLAGEHLGRATMILPSTDDDRTVEEVHRRLRRAAGVPVTVVGERAVHQDWARAFSLAGRCSAVVRALGHTDLGATTARYALYAMVFDTERVRDLDRFIAGTIGPLLDYDHRRGTDLVGTLDAYYANRANVAATARALHLHVNTLLKRLDRAGELLGVDWRQEDNLELRLGLRLHRLRAVAPGPP; encoded by the coding sequence GTGGCCAGCGACCCCGGGGGCGAGTCGCACCCGCTCCTGCGCCGTCAGCGCGAACTGACGTCCCTGTACGCGACCGCCAAGTCCCTCACCGCGCTCGGCGAGCTCGACGAGGTGCTGCGCTCGATCGTCCGGCACGCCCACGACCTGATCGGCACGGACTTCACGTACCTGTCGCTGGTCGGCGCGGACGGGCGGCTGTCGGCCAAGGCGTCGGAGGGCACGATCTCCGCGTCCTTCCTGGCCGCGTCCATACCCGCCGACGTGGGGCTCGGCGGCAAGGTCCTGGCGTCCCGGAGCCCGCACTGGGTGCGCGACTACGCCGCCGCCACCAGCATCGCCCACGATCCGGACTTCGACCGCGTGGTCGGCCTCGAGGGGCTGGTCGCGCTGCTCGGCGTGCCGCTGGTCATCCGGGGCGAGGCGGTGGGCGCCCTGTTCGCCGCGGACCGGTCCGTGCGGTCCTTCCAGGCGGAGGAGATCGCCCTGCTGAGCGCGTTCGCCGATCACGCCGCGGTCGCGCTGGACAACGCCCGGCTCTACGACGCCAGCCGGACCGCCCTGCAGGAGCTGCGGGTCGCGTACCGGAAGATCGAGGAGCACGTGGCCGTCATGGAGCGGGCGCAGGCGAGCCACGAAGCGCTCACCGGGGTGGTGCTGGAGGGCGGGACGCCCGGCGACGTCGTGCAGCTCCTCGCCGACCAGCTGGGCGGCTGCGTCACGCTCCTGGACCGGGCCGGCGTCGCGGTCGTCCGCGGGGACTCGGCGGCGGACCCGTGCCGGGCTCCGGCCGTGGACGACCTCGCCGCGGCTTTCCGGAACGCGCAGCGATCGGGCCGGTGCACCACGTCGGTCGACGGGGCGGGGGTCGCCCACAGCGTGGCGTCGATCCAGGCCGGCGACAGTTTCCTCGGCGCGCTCGCGTGGAGCCGGGCGGCGGGCGGCGAACGCGGTGTCCGGGACGACATGGACGTGCGGACCTTGGAGCGGGCCACCCACATCCTGGGGCTGCTCATCCTCAAGGAACGGGCCGTCGCCGAGGCGAGCGAGCGGCTGAGCGGGGAGCTGCTGACCGAGCTGATGGTCGGCAGTCCCGGGGCCAGCGCGGCCCAGCGCACCCGAGCCAGGGCCCGCAACATCGACGTCGACCGGCTGGAGCTGGTTCTCGTCGCCGACTCCGCCACGCTGTCGTCCACCGAGCTGTCGCGGCACCTGCACGACATCGCCAGGGACCGCGCCGGACTGGCAGGCGAGCACCTCGGCCGGGCCACGATGATCCTGCCCAGCACCGACGACGACCGGACCGTCGAGGAGGTCCACCGGCGCCTGCGCCGCGCGGCGGGCGTGCCGGTGACGGTCGTGGGGGAGCGGGCGGTCCACCAGGACTGGGCCAGGGCCTTCTCACTGGCCGGCCGCTGCAGCGCCGTGGTGCGCGCGCTGGGGCACACGGACCTGGGCGCCACCACGGCGCGCTACGCCCTCTACGCCATGGTTTTCGACACCGAACGGGTCCGCGACCTCGACCGGTTCATCGCGGGCACGATCGGCCCGCTGCTGGACTACGACCACCGGCGCGGCACCGACCTCGTCGGCACGCTCGACGCCTACTACGCGAACCGCGCCAACGTCGCGGCGACCGCGCGGGCGTTGCACCTGCACGTCAACACACTGCTGAAGCGGCTGGACCGGGCCGGCGAGCTGCTGGGCGTCGACTGGCGCCAGGAGGACAACCTGGAACTGCGGCTCGGGTTGCGGCTGCACCGGCTACGGGCGGTGGCACCCGGCCCGCCGTGA
- a CDS encoding 2-C-methyl-D-erythritol 4-phosphate cytidylyltransferase — translation MIGGMDRRAHAAAVVLASGSGTRVGADVNKVYLPLAGRRLVSWSLGAFARVPGIGVLVLVTRPQDHELVEWVLEREVDGAEVEVVHGGRSRQESELRALRHLAERIDSGAVDTVLLHDGARPLASPALIAGVLQAARRHGGAVPGLAADDIMAVADGGLTNLPRGTAIRAQTPQAFHARPLLDAYEEAARQRFEGTDTSSVMERFSGLPIHWVAGEQENIKVTYAHDLVIAEQVLASANYRR, via the coding sequence ATGATCGGCGGGATGGATCGACGTGCTCACGCCGCCGCGGTCGTGCTGGCCAGCGGGTCCGGGACCCGGGTCGGGGCCGACGTCAACAAGGTCTACCTGCCCCTGGCCGGACGGCGGCTGGTGTCCTGGTCGCTCGGCGCGTTCGCGCGGGTGCCCGGGATCGGTGTGCTCGTCCTGGTCACCCGGCCGCAGGACCACGAGCTCGTCGAGTGGGTGCTGGAACGCGAGGTCGACGGCGCCGAGGTCGAGGTGGTGCACGGCGGCCGCAGCAGGCAGGAGTCCGAGCTGCGCGCGTTGCGGCACCTCGCCGAACGCATCGACAGCGGCGCGGTCGACACGGTGCTCCTGCACGACGGCGCCCGCCCGCTGGCCAGCCCGGCGCTGATCGCGGGAGTGCTGCAGGCGGCGCGGCGGCACGGCGGCGCGGTGCCCGGTCTCGCGGCCGACGACATCATGGCCGTCGCGGACGGCGGGCTGACGAACCTGCCGCGGGGCACGGCGATCCGCGCCCAGACCCCGCAGGCGTTCCACGCCCGCCCGCTGCTGGACGCCTACGAAGAGGCCGCGCGGCAGCGGTTCGAGGGCACCGACACCTCGTCGGTGATGGAGCGCTTCTCCGGGCTGCCCATCCACTGGGTGGCCGGGGAACAGGAGAACATCAAGGTCACCTACGCACACGACCTGGTGATCGCCGAGCAGGTCCTGGCCTCGGCGAACTACCGGAGATGA
- a CDS encoding alpha-ketoacid dehydrogenase subunit beta, with amino-acid sequence MTAVAEQTRTLTYAEAVREALAQAMTADERVFLLGEDVGTYGGAFGVTGDLVHRFGEERIRDTPISELGIVGAAVGAALAGMRPVVEIQFSDFTAQAMDQIVNQAAKIHFMLGGAATVPMVLRAPTGSGTGAAAQHSQSLEAWFAHVPGLKVVMPATPADAKTLLLAAIEDPNPVIVLEHKLLYKQSGPVPEAATPARLGEAAVRRTGADLTIVATGVMVSRALEAAEQLATDGVEASVIDPRTLKPLDAQPIVDDVIRTGRALLVQEAPKTAGFMAEIAATIGESPAFGHLRAPIARLCGLDVPIPYAPQLERAAVPQAGDIVRAAADLVRRW; translated from the coding sequence GGCGAGGACGTCGGCACGTACGGCGGCGCCTTCGGCGTCACCGGCGACCTGGTGCACCGCTTCGGCGAGGAACGGATCCGGGACACCCCGATCAGCGAGCTGGGCATCGTGGGCGCGGCGGTGGGGGCCGCGCTCGCCGGGATGCGGCCGGTGGTGGAGATCCAGTTCTCCGACTTCACCGCGCAGGCCATGGACCAGATCGTCAACCAGGCCGCGAAGATCCACTTCATGCTGGGCGGCGCGGCGACCGTGCCGATGGTGCTGCGCGCGCCCACCGGTTCCGGCACCGGCGCCGCCGCGCAGCACTCGCAGAGCCTGGAGGCGTGGTTCGCGCACGTGCCCGGGCTGAAGGTGGTCATGCCGGCCACCCCGGCCGACGCGAAAACCCTGCTGCTCGCGGCGATCGAGGATCCGAACCCGGTGATCGTGCTGGAGCACAAGCTGCTCTACAAGCAGAGCGGCCCGGTGCCCGAGGCGGCCACGCCCGCCCGGCTCGGTGAGGCGGCCGTGCGCCGGACCGGGGCCGACCTGACCATCGTGGCGACCGGCGTCATGGTGTCGCGTGCGTTGGAGGCGGCGGAACAGCTGGCCACGGACGGTGTCGAGGCGTCGGTGATCGACCCGCGCACGCTCAAACCGCTCGACGCGCAGCCGATCGTGGACGACGTGATCCGCACCGGGCGCGCGTTGCTGGTGCAGGAAGCGCCGAAGACGGCCGGGTTCATGGCCGAGATCGCCGCGACCATCGGCGAGTCGCCCGCGTTCGGGCACCTGCGCGCGCCGATCGCCCGGCTGTGCGGGCTCGACGTGCCGATCCCGTACGCGCCGCAACTGGAGCGGGCCGCGGTGCCGCAGGCCGGCGACATCGTGCGGGCAGCCGCGGACCTGGTGCGGAGGTGGTGA